A single genomic interval of Mangifera indica cultivar Alphonso chromosome 5, CATAS_Mindica_2.1, whole genome shotgun sequence harbors:
- the LOC123216945 gene encoding paired amphipathic helix protein Sin3-like 4 isoform X3 codes for MKRSRDDVYMNSQLKRPMISSTGEASGQPQVIGGGGGTTQKLTTNDALAYLKAVKDIFQDKREKYDDFLEVMKDFKAQRIDTAGVIARVKELFKGHRELILGFNTFLPKGYEITLPLDDEQPPQKKPVEFEEAINFVNKIKTRFQGDDHVYKSFLDILNMYRKENKSITEVYQEVASLFQDHPDLLDEFTHFLPDSSASASTAYVPSGRTSLLCDRSSALPTMRQMHVDKKERTIGSHADRDLSVDRPDPDHDRMLMKSDKDQRRRVEKERERREDRDRRDREREDRDFENDGNRDFNIKRLAPKRKARRIEDSTAEQFNQGGEGVYSQELAFCEKVKEKLCNPDNYQEFLRCLHLYTKEIISRPELQSLVSDLLGKYPDLMDGFHGFLARCEKNEGFLANVMSKKSLWNDGLPRSVKVEDGDRDRDRERDDVVIDRDRENRDRDRLDKNVGFGVKDVIGQKMSLYSSKYMAKPIQELDLSNCERCTPSYRLLPKTYPIPAASQRTELGAEVLNDHWVSVTSGSEDYSFKHMRKNQYEESLFRCEDDRFELDMLLESVNVTTKRVEELLEKINNNTIKTDGPIRIEEHFTALNLRCIERLYGDHGLDVMDVLRKNAFLALPVILTRLKQKQEEWARCRSDFNKVWAEIYAKNYHKSLDHRSFYFKQQDSKSLGAKALLAEIKEISEKKHKEDDTLLAIAAGNRRSIVPHLEFEYPDPDIHEDLYQLIKYSCGEMCSIEQLDKVMKIWTTFLEPILGVPPRPQGAEDTEDVVKVNNHSVKSRAASVGDSDGSPDGPATVTNSKHVNPSRNGDESIQPEQSSSSRAWLPNGVREVKEDGSEAYQIARKSDNFCDSSEQDKLQSNAAMADETSGISKQASTNERFVNTNASLGTGADRSNGRTNIENTSGLSTTHCRPGNLTVEGGLELRSNNEIIFPSSEAGGSSRQMITTNGVLTEGAKTQRYNAESDMQFKIEREEGELSPNGDFEEDNFAAYGEAVLEAVPKAKDVAVSRQYQTKHGEEEICCAEVGGENEADADDEGEDSAQRSSEDTENASENGDVSGSDSGDAEDCSREEHEEDGDHDEHDNKAESEGEAEGMADAHDVEGDGTLLPYSERFLLTVKPLAKHVTPSLRDKEKDSRVFYGNDSFYVLFRLHQTLYERIQSAKINSSSAERKWKTSNDTGPTDLYARFMSALYSLLDGSSDNTKFEDDCRAIIGTQSYVLFTLDKLLYRLVKHLQAVATDEMDNKLLQLYTYEKSRKPGRFLDMVYHENARVLLHDENIYRIECLQSSTPTHLSIQLMDNGHEKPEVTAVSMDPNFAAYLHNVFLSIPGKKDKSGIFLKRNKCKVAGDDEFSSTCQAMEGLQIANGLECKITCNSSKVSYVLDTEDFLFRTRRKSRRIPQNSPCHNQAKASNGHPIRRLQRFQRWLSGS; via the exons ATGAAGAGGTCCAGAGATGATGTATACATGAACTCTCAACTTAAACGGCCCATGATTTCTTCGACAGGAGAAGC CTCTGGGCAACCCCAAGTGataggaggaggaggaggaactACACAGAAGCTAACAACAAATGACGCTCTGGCATATCTCAAGGCTGTTAAGGACATATTTCAGGACaaaagggaaaaatatgatGACTTCCTTGAAGTTATGAAAGACTTCAAAGCTCAAAG AATTGACACAGCAGGTGTAATAGCAAGGGTAAAGGAGCTATTTAAAGGGCATCGGGAACTAATTTTAGGGTTCAATACCTTCTTGCCAAAGGGATATGAGATCACCCTCCCACTTGATGATGAGCAACCTCCACAAAAGAAGCCAGTTGAATTTGAAGAGGCcattaattttgtaaacaagATTAAG ACAAGGTTTCAAGGTGATGATCATGTTTACAAATCATTTTTAGACATTTTGAACATGTATAGAAAGGAAAACAAGTCAATTACTGAAGTCTACCAGGAG GTTGCTTCCCTTTTCCAAGACCATCCTGATCTGCTTGATGAGTTTACTCATTTTCTACCTGATTCTTCAGCATCAGCATCAACTGCATATGTCCCTTCTGGAAGGACATCTCTGCTCTGTGATAGGAGCTCTGCATTGCCCACAATGCGGCAAATGCATGTTGATAAG AAAGAAAGGACTATAGGTTCTCATGCTGATCGTGACCTTAGTGTTGACCGACCTGATCCGGACCATGATAGGATGCTGATGAAATCTGACAAAGATCAAAGGAGGCGTGTGGAAAAGGAAAGGGAGAGGAGAGAAGACAGAGATAGAAGAGATCGGGAGCGGGAAGATAGAGACTTTGAGAATGATGGCAATAGAGACTTTAACATAAAACGCCTTGCCCCGAAACGGAAGGCTCGTAGAATTGAAGACTCAACTGCTGAACAATTCAATCAAGGTGGGGAAG GTGTGTACAGCCAGGAGCTGGCATTCTGCGAGAAAGTAAAGGAGAAGTTATGTAATCCTGATAATTACCAGGAATTTTTGAGGTGTCTTCATCTCTACACCAAGGAAATAATAAGTCGACCAGAATTGCAATCTTTG GTCAGTGATTTGCTTGGAAAGTATCCAGATCTTATGGATGGGTTCCATGGATTTTTGGCTCGCTGCGAGAAAAATG AGGGATTTCTTGCTAATGTTATGAGCAAAA AATCTTTGTGGAATGATGGTTTGCCCAGATCTGTTAAGGTAGAGGACGGGGATAGAGATCGAGATCGTGAAAGGGATGATGTGGTTATAGATAGGGACCGTGAAAATAGAGACAGAGATAGACTTGATAAAAATGTGGGCTTCGGAGTTAAAGATGTGATAGGTCAGAAGATGTCTTTGTATTCCAGCAAGTATATGGCAAAACCTATTCAAGAACTTGACCTCTCAAACTGTGAGCGCTGCACTCCCAGTTATCGACTTCTTCCAAAAACT TATCCAATACCTGCAGCAAGCCAGAGAACAGAGCTGGGTGCTGAAGTACTGAATGATCATTGGGTTTCCGTAACTTCAGGAAGTGAAGATTACTCCTTCAAACACATGCGCAAAAACCAGTATGAAGAAAGCCTGTTTCGATGTGAAGATGACAG GTTTGAATTGGACATGTTGTTAGAATCTGTGAATGTAACTACCAAACGTGTAGAAGAATTGTTGGAAAAGATTAATAATAACACAATCAAAACAGATGGCCCTATTCGTATAGAAGAACACTTCACAG CTTTGAACCTAAGGTGCATTGAACGATTGTACGGTGACCATGGACTTGATGTGATGGACGTCTTACGAAAGAATGCTTTTCTTGCTTTGCCTGTTATCCTGACTCGATTGAAGCAAAAGCAagaagagtgggcaaggtgtcGTTCTGATTTTAATAAAGTCTGGGCTGAAATCTATGCCAAGAATTATCATAAATCTCTTGATCATCGTAGTTTCTATTTCAAGCAACAGGACTCAAAGAGCTTGGGTGCGAAAG ctTTGTTGGCAGAGATAAAAGAAATCAGTGAGAAGAAGCACAAGGAAGATGACACACTTCTTGCTATTGCTGCTGGAAATAGACGGTCTATTGTTCCTCATTTGGAATTTGAGTATCCAGATCCTGACATTCATGAAGATTTATATCAGCTCATTAAATATTCATGTGGAGAAATGTGTTCAATTGAACAGTTAGACAAAGTAATGAAGATCTGGACAACTTTCTTGGAACCTATACTTGGTGTTCCTCCTCGGCCTCAGGGTGCAGAGGACACTGAAGATGTTGTAAAGGTCAACAATCATTCTGTCAAAAGTCGTGCTGCTAGTGTTGGTGATAGTGATGGAAGTCCTGATGGTCCTGCTACTGTCACCAATTCTAAACATGTGAATCCTTCCAGAAATGGAGATGAGAGTATTCAACCCGAACAATCAAGTTCTTCTAGGGCTTGGCTGCCAAATGGGGTTCGTGAGGTTAAAGAAGATGGTTCAGAAGCTTATCAAATTGCTCGTAAGAGTGACAATTTCTGTGATAGTTCTGAGCAAGATAAATTGCAGAGCAATGCAGCTATGGCTGATGAAACATCTGGGATCAGCAAACAAGCTAGTACCAATGAGCGGTTTGTCAATACAAATGCATCGCTTGGGACTGGGGCAGATCGAAGTAATGGAAGGACTAACATAGAGAACACATCAG GGCTTAGTACAACTCACTGTAGACCTGGCAATCTCACTGTTGAGGGTGGACTTGAGTTAAGgtcaaataatgaaattattttccCTTCATCAGAG GCTGGGGGTTCTTCAAGACAGATGATAACAACTAATGGGGTGCTGACAGAAGGCGCAAAGACTCAGAGATACAATGCAGAATCTGATATGCAgtttaaaattgaaagagaagAGGGTGAATTATCTCCTAACGGAGATTTTGAGGAGGATAATTTTGCTGCTTATGGAGAAGCTGTTCTGGAGGCCGTGCCTAAAGCAAAGGATGTTGCTGTCAGCAGACAATATCAAACCAAacatggagaagaagaaatatgtTGTGCGgaggttgggggtgaaaatgaaGCTGATGCTGATGATGAAGGTGAGGACAGTGCTCAGAGGTCTTCAGAGGACACTGAAAATGCCTCTGAGAATGGTGATGTGTCTGGAAGTGATTCTGGTGATGCTGAGGATTGTTCTCGGGAAGAACATGAGGAAGATGGAGACCATGATGAGCATGATAACAAGGCGGAAAGTGAAGGTGAAGCTGAAGGGATGGCTGATGCTCATGATGTTGAAGGAGATGGGACGTTATTACCATATTCAGAACGTTTTCTGCTGACCGTGAAGCCTCTTGCAAAGCATGTTACCCCATCTCTACGTGATAAAGAAAAGGACTCTAGGGTTTTCTATGGAAATGATTCCTTCTATGTGCTTTTTAGGCTTCACCAA ACATTGTACGAGAGAATACAGTCGGCAAAGATTAATTCATCATCTGCTGAGAGGAAATGGAAGACATCTAATGATACTGGCCCTACGGATCTTTATGCCAG GTTCATGAGTGCACTTTATAGTTTACTGGATGGTTCTTCTGACAATACAAAATTTGAGGATGATTGCCGAGCTATTATTGGTACTCAGTCTTATGTTTTGTTTACATTGGACAAGCTGCTATATAGACTTGTCAAACAT CTCCAAGCAGTAGCAACAGATGAGATGGATAACAAGCTTCTTCAACTGTACACATATGAGAAATCTAGAAAACCTGGAAGATTTCTTGATATGGTTTACCATGAAAATGCTCGTGTACTTCTTCATGATGAGAACATATATCGTATTGAATGT ctGCAGTCATCTACGCCAACCCATCTCTCTATTCAGCTTATGGACAATGGACATGAGAAGCCTGAAGTGACAGCTGTTTCCATGGATCCCAATTTTGCTGCATACCTTCATAATGTCTTCCTATCAATTCCTGGGAAAAAGGATAAGTCTGGGATATTCTTGAAGAG GAATAAATGCAAAGTTGCAGGTGATGATGAATTTTCTTCTACATGCCAGGCCATGGAAGGACTTCAAATTGCTAACGGTTTGGAGTGCAAGATAACTTGCAATTCATCCAag GTGTCGTATGTTTTGGATACGGAAGATTTCTTGTTTCGAACAAGAAGGAAAAGTAGAAGGATCCCTCAGAACAGCCCATGCCACAACCAGGCAAAGGCTTCAAATGGTCATCCAATTAGAAGACTACAACGGTTTCAAAGATGGCTTTCTGGCTCATAA
- the LOC123216945 gene encoding paired amphipathic helix protein Sin3-like 4 isoform X1, whose translation MKRSRDDVYMNSQLKRPMISSTGEASGQPQVIGGGGGTTQKLTTNDALAYLKAVKDIFQDKREKYDDFLEVMKDFKAQRIDTAGVIARVKELFKGHRELILGFNTFLPKGYEITLPLDDEQPPQKKPVEFEEAINFVNKIKTRFQGDDHVYKSFLDILNMYRKENKSITEVYQEVASLFQDHPDLLDEFTHFLPDSSASASTAYVPSGRTSLLCDRSSALPTMRQMHVDKKERTIGSHADRDLSVDRPDPDHDRMLMKSDKDQRRRVEKERERREDRDRRDREREDRDFENDGNRDFNIKRLAPKRKARRIEDSTAEQFNQGGEGDENFGMHPVSSSFDYKNSMKGVYSQELAFCEKVKEKLCNPDNYQEFLRCLHLYTKEIISRPELQSLVSDLLGKYPDLMDGFHGFLARCEKNEGFLANVMSKKSLWNDGLPRSVKVEDGDRDRDRERDDVVIDRDRENRDRDRLDKNVGFGVKDVIGQKMSLYSSKYMAKPIQELDLSNCERCTPSYRLLPKTYPIPAASQRTELGAEVLNDHWVSVTSGSEDYSFKHMRKNQYEESLFRCEDDRFELDMLLESVNVTTKRVEELLEKINNNTIKTDGPIRIEEHFTALNLRCIERLYGDHGLDVMDVLRKNAFLALPVILTRLKQKQEEWARCRSDFNKVWAEIYAKNYHKSLDHRSFYFKQQDSKSLGAKALLAEIKEISEKKHKEDDTLLAIAAGNRRSIVPHLEFEYPDPDIHEDLYQLIKYSCGEMCSIEQLDKVMKIWTTFLEPILGVPPRPQGAEDTEDVVKVNNHSVKSRAASVGDSDGSPDGPATVTNSKHVNPSRNGDESIQPEQSSSSRAWLPNGVREVKEDGSEAYQIARKSDNFCDSSEQDKLQSNAAMADETSGISKQASTNERFVNTNASLGTGADRSNGRTNIENTSGLSTTHCRPGNLTVEGGLELRSNNEIIFPSSEAGGSSRQMITTNGVLTEGAKTQRYNAESDMQFKIEREEGELSPNGDFEEDNFAAYGEAVLEAVPKAKDVAVSRQYQTKHGEEEICCAEVGGENEADADDEGEDSAQRSSEDTENASENGDVSGSDSGDAEDCSREEHEEDGDHDEHDNKAESEGEAEGMADAHDVEGDGTLLPYSERFLLTVKPLAKHVTPSLRDKEKDSRVFYGNDSFYVLFRLHQTLYERIQSAKINSSSAERKWKTSNDTGPTDLYARFMSALYSLLDGSSDNTKFEDDCRAIIGTQSYVLFTLDKLLYRLVKHLQAVATDEMDNKLLQLYTYEKSRKPGRFLDMVYHENARVLLHDENIYRIECLQSSTPTHLSIQLMDNGHEKPEVTAVSMDPNFAAYLHNVFLSIPGKKDKSGIFLKRNKCKVAGDDEFSSTCQAMEGLQIANGLECKITCNSSKVSYVLDTEDFLFRTRRKSRRIPQNSPCHNQAKASNGHPIRRLQRFQRWLSGS comes from the exons ATGAAGAGGTCCAGAGATGATGTATACATGAACTCTCAACTTAAACGGCCCATGATTTCTTCGACAGGAGAAGC CTCTGGGCAACCCCAAGTGataggaggaggaggaggaactACACAGAAGCTAACAACAAATGACGCTCTGGCATATCTCAAGGCTGTTAAGGACATATTTCAGGACaaaagggaaaaatatgatGACTTCCTTGAAGTTATGAAAGACTTCAAAGCTCAAAG AATTGACACAGCAGGTGTAATAGCAAGGGTAAAGGAGCTATTTAAAGGGCATCGGGAACTAATTTTAGGGTTCAATACCTTCTTGCCAAAGGGATATGAGATCACCCTCCCACTTGATGATGAGCAACCTCCACAAAAGAAGCCAGTTGAATTTGAAGAGGCcattaattttgtaaacaagATTAAG ACAAGGTTTCAAGGTGATGATCATGTTTACAAATCATTTTTAGACATTTTGAACATGTATAGAAAGGAAAACAAGTCAATTACTGAAGTCTACCAGGAG GTTGCTTCCCTTTTCCAAGACCATCCTGATCTGCTTGATGAGTTTACTCATTTTCTACCTGATTCTTCAGCATCAGCATCAACTGCATATGTCCCTTCTGGAAGGACATCTCTGCTCTGTGATAGGAGCTCTGCATTGCCCACAATGCGGCAAATGCATGTTGATAAG AAAGAAAGGACTATAGGTTCTCATGCTGATCGTGACCTTAGTGTTGACCGACCTGATCCGGACCATGATAGGATGCTGATGAAATCTGACAAAGATCAAAGGAGGCGTGTGGAAAAGGAAAGGGAGAGGAGAGAAGACAGAGATAGAAGAGATCGGGAGCGGGAAGATAGAGACTTTGAGAATGATGGCAATAGAGACTTTAACATAAAACGCCTTGCCCCGAAACGGAAGGCTCGTAGAATTGAAGACTCAACTGCTGAACAATTCAATCAAGGTGGGGAAGGTGATGAAAACTTTGGAATGCATCCCGTTTCATCTTCTTTTGATTATAAAAACTCTATGAAAG GTGTGTACAGCCAGGAGCTGGCATTCTGCGAGAAAGTAAAGGAGAAGTTATGTAATCCTGATAATTACCAGGAATTTTTGAGGTGTCTTCATCTCTACACCAAGGAAATAATAAGTCGACCAGAATTGCAATCTTTG GTCAGTGATTTGCTTGGAAAGTATCCAGATCTTATGGATGGGTTCCATGGATTTTTGGCTCGCTGCGAGAAAAATG AGGGATTTCTTGCTAATGTTATGAGCAAAA AATCTTTGTGGAATGATGGTTTGCCCAGATCTGTTAAGGTAGAGGACGGGGATAGAGATCGAGATCGTGAAAGGGATGATGTGGTTATAGATAGGGACCGTGAAAATAGAGACAGAGATAGACTTGATAAAAATGTGGGCTTCGGAGTTAAAGATGTGATAGGTCAGAAGATGTCTTTGTATTCCAGCAAGTATATGGCAAAACCTATTCAAGAACTTGACCTCTCAAACTGTGAGCGCTGCACTCCCAGTTATCGACTTCTTCCAAAAACT TATCCAATACCTGCAGCAAGCCAGAGAACAGAGCTGGGTGCTGAAGTACTGAATGATCATTGGGTTTCCGTAACTTCAGGAAGTGAAGATTACTCCTTCAAACACATGCGCAAAAACCAGTATGAAGAAAGCCTGTTTCGATGTGAAGATGACAG GTTTGAATTGGACATGTTGTTAGAATCTGTGAATGTAACTACCAAACGTGTAGAAGAATTGTTGGAAAAGATTAATAATAACACAATCAAAACAGATGGCCCTATTCGTATAGAAGAACACTTCACAG CTTTGAACCTAAGGTGCATTGAACGATTGTACGGTGACCATGGACTTGATGTGATGGACGTCTTACGAAAGAATGCTTTTCTTGCTTTGCCTGTTATCCTGACTCGATTGAAGCAAAAGCAagaagagtgggcaaggtgtcGTTCTGATTTTAATAAAGTCTGGGCTGAAATCTATGCCAAGAATTATCATAAATCTCTTGATCATCGTAGTTTCTATTTCAAGCAACAGGACTCAAAGAGCTTGGGTGCGAAAG ctTTGTTGGCAGAGATAAAAGAAATCAGTGAGAAGAAGCACAAGGAAGATGACACACTTCTTGCTATTGCTGCTGGAAATAGACGGTCTATTGTTCCTCATTTGGAATTTGAGTATCCAGATCCTGACATTCATGAAGATTTATATCAGCTCATTAAATATTCATGTGGAGAAATGTGTTCAATTGAACAGTTAGACAAAGTAATGAAGATCTGGACAACTTTCTTGGAACCTATACTTGGTGTTCCTCCTCGGCCTCAGGGTGCAGAGGACACTGAAGATGTTGTAAAGGTCAACAATCATTCTGTCAAAAGTCGTGCTGCTAGTGTTGGTGATAGTGATGGAAGTCCTGATGGTCCTGCTACTGTCACCAATTCTAAACATGTGAATCCTTCCAGAAATGGAGATGAGAGTATTCAACCCGAACAATCAAGTTCTTCTAGGGCTTGGCTGCCAAATGGGGTTCGTGAGGTTAAAGAAGATGGTTCAGAAGCTTATCAAATTGCTCGTAAGAGTGACAATTTCTGTGATAGTTCTGAGCAAGATAAATTGCAGAGCAATGCAGCTATGGCTGATGAAACATCTGGGATCAGCAAACAAGCTAGTACCAATGAGCGGTTTGTCAATACAAATGCATCGCTTGGGACTGGGGCAGATCGAAGTAATGGAAGGACTAACATAGAGAACACATCAG GGCTTAGTACAACTCACTGTAGACCTGGCAATCTCACTGTTGAGGGTGGACTTGAGTTAAGgtcaaataatgaaattattttccCTTCATCAGAG GCTGGGGGTTCTTCAAGACAGATGATAACAACTAATGGGGTGCTGACAGAAGGCGCAAAGACTCAGAGATACAATGCAGAATCTGATATGCAgtttaaaattgaaagagaagAGGGTGAATTATCTCCTAACGGAGATTTTGAGGAGGATAATTTTGCTGCTTATGGAGAAGCTGTTCTGGAGGCCGTGCCTAAAGCAAAGGATGTTGCTGTCAGCAGACAATATCAAACCAAacatggagaagaagaaatatgtTGTGCGgaggttgggggtgaaaatgaaGCTGATGCTGATGATGAAGGTGAGGACAGTGCTCAGAGGTCTTCAGAGGACACTGAAAATGCCTCTGAGAATGGTGATGTGTCTGGAAGTGATTCTGGTGATGCTGAGGATTGTTCTCGGGAAGAACATGAGGAAGATGGAGACCATGATGAGCATGATAACAAGGCGGAAAGTGAAGGTGAAGCTGAAGGGATGGCTGATGCTCATGATGTTGAAGGAGATGGGACGTTATTACCATATTCAGAACGTTTTCTGCTGACCGTGAAGCCTCTTGCAAAGCATGTTACCCCATCTCTACGTGATAAAGAAAAGGACTCTAGGGTTTTCTATGGAAATGATTCCTTCTATGTGCTTTTTAGGCTTCACCAA ACATTGTACGAGAGAATACAGTCGGCAAAGATTAATTCATCATCTGCTGAGAGGAAATGGAAGACATCTAATGATACTGGCCCTACGGATCTTTATGCCAG GTTCATGAGTGCACTTTATAGTTTACTGGATGGTTCTTCTGACAATACAAAATTTGAGGATGATTGCCGAGCTATTATTGGTACTCAGTCTTATGTTTTGTTTACATTGGACAAGCTGCTATATAGACTTGTCAAACAT CTCCAAGCAGTAGCAACAGATGAGATGGATAACAAGCTTCTTCAACTGTACACATATGAGAAATCTAGAAAACCTGGAAGATTTCTTGATATGGTTTACCATGAAAATGCTCGTGTACTTCTTCATGATGAGAACATATATCGTATTGAATGT ctGCAGTCATCTACGCCAACCCATCTCTCTATTCAGCTTATGGACAATGGACATGAGAAGCCTGAAGTGACAGCTGTTTCCATGGATCCCAATTTTGCTGCATACCTTCATAATGTCTTCCTATCAATTCCTGGGAAAAAGGATAAGTCTGGGATATTCTTGAAGAG GAATAAATGCAAAGTTGCAGGTGATGATGAATTTTCTTCTACATGCCAGGCCATGGAAGGACTTCAAATTGCTAACGGTTTGGAGTGCAAGATAACTTGCAATTCATCCAag GTGTCGTATGTTTTGGATACGGAAGATTTCTTGTTTCGAACAAGAAGGAAAAGTAGAAGGATCCCTCAGAACAGCCCATGCCACAACCAGGCAAAGGCTTCAAATGGTCATCCAATTAGAAGACTACAACGGTTTCAAAGATGGCTTTCTGGCTCATAA
- the LOC123216945 gene encoding paired amphipathic helix protein Sin3-like 4 isoform X6, producing the protein MKRSRDDVYMNSQLKRPMISSTGEASGQPQVIGGGGGTTQKLTTNDALAYLKAVKDIFQDKREKYDDFLEVMKDFKAQRIDTAGVIARVKELFKGHRELILGFNTFLPKGYEITLPLDDEQPPQKKPVEFEEAINFVNKIKTRFQGDDHVYKSFLDILNMYRKENKSITEVYQEVASLFQDHPDLLDEFTHFLPDSSASASTAYVPSGRTSLLCDRSSALPTMRQMHVDKKERTIGSHADRDLSVDRPDPDHDRMLMKSDKDQRRRVEKERERREDRDRRDREREDRDFENDGNRDFNIKRLAPKRKARRIEDSTAEQFNQGGEGDENFGMHPVSSSFDYKNSMKGVYSQELAFCEKVKEKLCNPDNYQEFLRCLHLYTKEIISRPELQSLVSDLLGKYPDLMDGFHGFLARCEKNEGFLANVMSKSKIFVE; encoded by the exons ATGAAGAGGTCCAGAGATGATGTATACATGAACTCTCAACTTAAACGGCCCATGATTTCTTCGACAGGAGAAGC CTCTGGGCAACCCCAAGTGataggaggaggaggaggaactACACAGAAGCTAACAACAAATGACGCTCTGGCATATCTCAAGGCTGTTAAGGACATATTTCAGGACaaaagggaaaaatatgatGACTTCCTTGAAGTTATGAAAGACTTCAAAGCTCAAAG AATTGACACAGCAGGTGTAATAGCAAGGGTAAAGGAGCTATTTAAAGGGCATCGGGAACTAATTTTAGGGTTCAATACCTTCTTGCCAAAGGGATATGAGATCACCCTCCCACTTGATGATGAGCAACCTCCACAAAAGAAGCCAGTTGAATTTGAAGAGGCcattaattttgtaaacaagATTAAG ACAAGGTTTCAAGGTGATGATCATGTTTACAAATCATTTTTAGACATTTTGAACATGTATAGAAAGGAAAACAAGTCAATTACTGAAGTCTACCAGGAG GTTGCTTCCCTTTTCCAAGACCATCCTGATCTGCTTGATGAGTTTACTCATTTTCTACCTGATTCTTCAGCATCAGCATCAACTGCATATGTCCCTTCTGGAAGGACATCTCTGCTCTGTGATAGGAGCTCTGCATTGCCCACAATGCGGCAAATGCATGTTGATAAG AAAGAAAGGACTATAGGTTCTCATGCTGATCGTGACCTTAGTGTTGACCGACCTGATCCGGACCATGATAGGATGCTGATGAAATCTGACAAAGATCAAAGGAGGCGTGTGGAAAAGGAAAGGGAGAGGAGAGAAGACAGAGATAGAAGAGATCGGGAGCGGGAAGATAGAGACTTTGAGAATGATGGCAATAGAGACTTTAACATAAAACGCCTTGCCCCGAAACGGAAGGCTCGTAGAATTGAAGACTCAACTGCTGAACAATTCAATCAAGGTGGGGAAGGTGATGAAAACTTTGGAATGCATCCCGTTTCATCTTCTTTTGATTATAAAAACTCTATGAAAG GTGTGTACAGCCAGGAGCTGGCATTCTGCGAGAAAGTAAAGGAGAAGTTATGTAATCCTGATAATTACCAGGAATTTTTGAGGTGTCTTCATCTCTACACCAAGGAAATAATAAGTCGACCAGAATTGCAATCTTTG GTCAGTGATTTGCTTGGAAAGTATCCAGATCTTATGGATGGGTTCCATGGATTTTTGGCTCGCTGCGAGAAAAATG AGGGATTTCTTGCTAATGTTATGAGCAAAAGTAA AATCTTTGTGGAATGA